In Exiguobacterium sibiricum 7-3, a genomic segment contains:
- a CDS encoding alanyl-tRNA editing protein produces MRSEQIYPDVRTFESIVTGTKDEQGYWVTLQQSYFYPESGGQPADRGTLNGIPVLDVQLEDGHVWHRLESPLLKTEVQGEVDDVIRTDHAAQHTAQHVISAILQDEFQIKTISFRTGTEESTLDLNLDAWDDTLQGRLEERLRTVIQAKLPITATEYTEEAALQLPLRKTPQVTGKIRVVQIGELDYSACGGTHLASTSELELILFTGLEKVRGNIRLAYVAKDRAFRLLTTERRVLAETARALSAKKDQVHLVVEELKQEQVRLNRQIGQTEDMHVKTVLKQILATDEPVLTVRHGQEDIRFSEKLLKALAEAGRTGFVWNETAKKLFMCSAGSIHLGQFAKTHLKQFNGRGGGSENNAQALFQTYEEAQAYVEALKEELHT; encoded by the coding sequence ATGCGTTCTGAGCAAATTTATCCGGACGTCCGGACCTTCGAATCAATCGTGACGGGTACGAAGGACGAACAAGGATACTGGGTGACGCTACAACAAAGTTACTTTTATCCGGAGAGTGGGGGACAGCCTGCTGATCGGGGCACGCTAAACGGTATTCCCGTCCTAGATGTTCAGCTTGAAGATGGACACGTCTGGCATCGCCTCGAAAGTCCGCTTCTTAAAACCGAAGTGCAGGGTGAAGTCGATGATGTCATTCGAACCGATCACGCGGCGCAACATACGGCGCAACACGTCATTTCCGCGATTCTTCAAGACGAGTTCCAAATCAAGACAATCAGTTTTCGGACCGGTACGGAAGAATCGACCCTGGATCTCAATCTTGATGCATGGGACGACACTCTTCAAGGGCGTCTGGAGGAACGGTTGCGGACGGTGATTCAAGCCAAACTGCCAATCACGGCGACAGAGTATACAGAAGAAGCGGCACTCCAGTTACCCTTAAGAAAAACACCACAGGTAACAGGGAAAATCCGAGTCGTTCAAATCGGTGAACTCGATTATAGTGCCTGCGGAGGGACACATCTGGCCTCGACATCGGAATTGGAACTGATTTTATTCACAGGACTGGAAAAGGTTCGGGGAAATATCCGCTTGGCGTATGTGGCGAAAGACCGGGCATTTCGATTACTGACGACCGAACGGCGTGTCTTAGCAGAGACTGCACGTGCATTATCTGCTAAAAAAGACCAGGTCCATCTCGTCGTGGAGGAACTGAAGCAGGAGCAAGTGCGTCTGAACCGTCAGATCGGACAGACTGAAGATATGCATGTCAAAACGGTCTTGAAACAAATCCTGGCGACAGACGAACCGGTTCTCACCGTACGACATGGTCAAGAGGACATCCGCTTTTCAGAAAAACTGCTGAAAGCTCTAGCCGAAGCAGGACGGACAGGATTCGTCTGGAACGAGACAGCTAAAAAATTATTCATGTGCAGTGCCGGCTCGATTCATCTCGGACAATTTGCCAAAACACATCTAAAGCAGTTTAATGGACGTGGCGGTGGAAGTGAAAACAATGCCCAGGCATTGTTCCAGACGTATGAAGAGGCACAAGCTTATGTAGAAGCATTAAAGGAGGAATTACATACATGA
- the argH gene encoding argininosuccinate lyase, translating to MTKLWGGRFTESASAQAEAFGASISFDQKLAAVDLQGSLAHAQMLHEQGILEKTEWQQIEAGLKQLQTTLDQHVYTTVDEDIHMNLERLLTEQIGPVAGKLHTARSRNDQVATDLHLWMEQHVLELLTSIRNLQSVITEQAEQHVETVMPGYTHLQRAQPISLAHHLLAYFWMFERDADRLTDNLKRIRMSPLGAGALAGTTFPIDRFKSAELLGFEQVYPNSLDAVSDRDFVIEYLGIASTVMMHLSRFCEEIIIWASQEFSFIELSDAFSTGSSMMPQKKNPDFAELIRGKTGRVYGNLMGFLTTMKALPLAYNKDMQEDKEGVFDTADTVLQSVQIFTGMIESATFKTEALKKATMQDFSNATELADYLVTKGIPFREAHEIVGKAVLHCVQSGCFLKDLTLSTYQTFHPVIAEDVYPLLDPVQAVARRGSYGGTGFTAVREQLTLAKKYLEKL from the coding sequence ATGACGAAACTATGGGGCGGACGTTTTACGGAAAGTGCTTCCGCTCAAGCGGAGGCCTTCGGGGCATCGATTTCATTTGATCAGAAATTAGCAGCCGTTGATTTGCAAGGCAGCCTGGCCCATGCACAGATGTTGCATGAACAAGGAATTCTTGAGAAAACCGAGTGGCAACAAATCGAAGCCGGGCTGAAACAGTTACAAACGACACTCGATCAGCACGTCTACACGACGGTTGATGAAGACATCCATATGAATCTTGAGCGGTTGCTGACGGAACAGATTGGTCCCGTTGCCGGGAAGCTGCACACAGCCCGCAGTCGAAACGATCAGGTTGCGACCGATCTTCATCTTTGGATGGAGCAACATGTTCTCGAACTCCTGACCAGCATCCGTAACCTGCAATCCGTCATTACGGAACAAGCGGAGCAACATGTCGAGACGGTCATGCCGGGTTACACCCATCTGCAACGGGCGCAGCCGATTTCACTGGCGCACCATCTGCTTGCTTACTTTTGGATGTTTGAACGGGATGCCGATCGATTGACGGATAACTTAAAGCGGATCCGGATGTCGCCGCTCGGTGCCGGGGCACTGGCGGGAACGACTTTCCCGATTGACCGGTTCAAGTCAGCTGAGCTGCTTGGTTTTGAACAGGTCTATCCGAATAGTCTGGATGCGGTCTCGGACCGGGACTTCGTCATCGAGTATCTCGGTATCGCCTCAACCGTGATGATGCACTTGTCACGCTTTTGCGAAGAAATCATCATCTGGGCTTCGCAGGAGTTTTCATTCATCGAATTATCCGATGCGTTTTCAACGGGATCGAGTATGATGCCGCAGAAAAAAAATCCGGATTTTGCAGAACTGATTCGCGGTAAAACAGGACGTGTCTATGGTAACCTGATGGGCTTTCTGACGACGATGAAGGCTCTGCCGCTCGCCTACAATAAAGATATGCAGGAAGATAAAGAAGGTGTCTTTGATACCGCTGATACCGTATTACAATCCGTTCAAATTTTTACAGGGATGATCGAATCCGCTACGTTTAAGACAGAAGCGCTCAAGAAGGCGACGATGCAAGACTTCTCGAATGCAACGGAACTGGCAGATTATCTGGTCACAAAAGGGATTCCGTTCCGGGAAGCGCATGAAATCGTCGGGAAAGCCGTCTTACATTGTGTGCAGAGCGGATGTTTCTTAAAAGATTTGACGCTGTCGACGTATCAGACGTTCCATCCGGTCATTGCGGAAGATGTCTATCCGTTGCTCGATCCGGTTCAAGCCGTCGCACGACGGGGAAGCTACGGCGGGACCGGTTTTACAGCCGTCCGGGAACAACTCACATTAGCGAAGAAGTACCTTGAAAAATTATAA
- a CDS encoding aspartate kinase yields the protein MTTVLKFGGSSVATVEQIQSIANYLKNRTDQGEKLVVVVSAMGKMTDSLIAQAQAITDRPERRELDRLLAIGEEQTISLLSIALNSLGTKALSQTGAQAGISTMGLHTKSKIKQIDGELLRKKLETYDVIIVAGFQGVNELGDVTTLGRGGSDTTAVALAAVLDKRCEIYTDVDGVYTADPRIHAAAQPIPHISYDEMMEMSALGSKVMEMRSVELGKKYGVHIFVGKTLESKRGTWIMEATETMEQKAVTSVSVTKNVLTVSIKHVPQTNSAVADIFELLSGRHVNIDMISQTTFDSDIFLSFSCPLDEEEFLEEALQDIINRFPTVKVDRHNQHAKLSVVGIGMRDATGVASKLFAIFRAENITFYQVTTSEISISYTIAQADIERTVAAIAQAFDL from the coding sequence GTGACAACTGTACTTAAATTTGGTGGTAGTTCGGTTGCGACTGTCGAACAGATTCAGTCAATTGCGAATTATTTGAAGAATCGGACGGATCAAGGGGAGAAATTAGTCGTCGTCGTGTCAGCGATGGGGAAAATGACGGATTCATTGATTGCGCAAGCCCAAGCCATTACGGACCGGCCGGAACGGCGCGAACTGGATCGTCTGCTTGCAATCGGAGAAGAACAGACGATTTCGTTACTCAGCATCGCGCTGAATTCACTTGGGACAAAAGCCTTGTCGCAAACGGGAGCCCAAGCCGGCATCAGTACGATGGGGCTGCATACGAAAAGTAAAATCAAACAAATCGACGGTGAACTGCTCCGGAAAAAACTTGAAACCTACGATGTGATCATCGTCGCCGGTTTCCAAGGGGTCAATGAACTGGGGGATGTCACGACGCTCGGACGCGGCGGATCAGATACGACAGCCGTTGCCTTAGCAGCCGTCCTTGATAAACGTTGTGAGATCTATACGGATGTTGACGGTGTCTATACGGCAGATCCACGGATTCATGCTGCAGCGCAGCCGATTCCGCACATTTCATACGATGAGATGATGGAAATGAGTGCTCTTGGCTCAAAAGTCATGGAGATGCGCAGTGTCGAACTCGGTAAAAAATACGGCGTCCACATCTTCGTCGGAAAAACACTAGAATCGAAAAGAGGGACTTGGATTATGGAGGCAACGGAAACGATGGAACAGAAAGCAGTAACGAGTGTCAGTGTGACGAAAAACGTCCTGACGGTATCAATCAAACACGTTCCACAGACGAATTCAGCGGTCGCGGATATCTTTGAACTGTTGTCAGGTCGCCACGTCAACATTGATATGATCAGTCAGACGACGTTTGACAGTGACATCTTCCTTTCCTTCTCTTGTCCGTTAGACGAAGAAGAGTTTTTGGAAGAGGCTTTGCAGGATATCATCAATCGTTTCCCGACCGTCAAAGTCGATCGTCATAACCAACATGCCAAATTATCGGTCGTCGGAATCGGCATGCGGGATGCAACCGGCGTCGCTTCGAAATTATTTGCGATTTTCCGGGCCGAAAACATCACGTTTTATCAGGTTACAACATCAGAGATCAGCATCTCATATACGATTGCCCAAGCTGACATCGAACGGACCGTCGCAGCAATCGCTCAAGCATTCGACCTGTAA
- a CDS encoding argininosuccinate synthase, whose product MTKQKLILAYSGGLDTSVAIKWLSKDYDVVALCMDVGEGKDLSVIKEKALLVGAIESIVLDVKDEFANDFVLPALQYGAHYEGAYPLISALSRPLIAEKLVEVAHAHGATAVAHGCTGKGNDQVRFEVSVAALDPSLEVIAPVREWKWSREEEIAYAKENDVPIPINLDSPYSIDMNLWGRSNECGVLENPWTEPPQDAYALTVAPEDAPDQAEEVIIGFEAGVPVSINGTAYPLAKLITELNIIAGAHGVGRIDHVENRLVGIKSREVYECPGATVLLKAHAALETITLTKDVAHFKPILSKQYAETIYNGLFHAPLTKGLKAFLTATQQDVTGEVRVKLYKGNATVTGRQSAVSLYDEKLATYTKEDAFDHEAAKGFIKLHGLAIATHASVHRQEGVKK is encoded by the coding sequence ATGACAAAACAAAAATTGATTTTAGCGTATTCGGGTGGACTGGATACTTCAGTCGCCATCAAATGGTTGAGCAAGGATTATGACGTCGTCGCATTGTGTATGGATGTCGGCGAAGGAAAAGATTTGTCGGTCATCAAAGAAAAAGCGTTACTCGTCGGTGCGATCGAATCGATTGTTCTTGATGTCAAAGACGAATTCGCGAATGACTTTGTTTTGCCAGCCCTTCAGTATGGTGCGCATTATGAAGGCGCCTATCCTCTGATTTCCGCTTTATCTCGTCCGTTGATTGCTGAAAAACTGGTCGAAGTGGCGCATGCCCACGGTGCCACAGCAGTCGCCCACGGCTGTACCGGAAAAGGAAACGACCAAGTCCGGTTCGAAGTTTCGGTTGCTGCGCTTGATCCCTCACTCGAAGTCATCGCGCCGGTTCGGGAATGGAAATGGTCACGTGAAGAAGAAATCGCCTATGCAAAAGAAAATGATGTGCCGATTCCGATCAATCTCGACAGCCCGTATTCAATCGACATGAACTTATGGGGACGCAGTAATGAATGTGGCGTTCTTGAAAATCCATGGACAGAGCCGCCGCAAGATGCATATGCCCTGACGGTCGCACCGGAAGACGCACCGGATCAGGCGGAAGAAGTCATTATCGGTTTTGAAGCAGGTGTCCCGGTTTCCATCAATGGGACAGCGTATCCACTGGCAAAATTGATTACCGAACTGAATATTATCGCCGGTGCACACGGCGTCGGACGGATTGACCATGTCGAGAACCGTTTGGTCGGGATCAAGTCACGTGAAGTCTATGAGTGCCCGGGTGCAACGGTCTTACTCAAAGCACATGCAGCCCTTGAGACCATCACATTGACAAAAGATGTTGCCCACTTTAAACCGATTCTCAGCAAACAATATGCAGAAACGATTTATAACGGATTGTTCCATGCTCCGCTGACAAAAGGACTCAAAGCCTTCTTGACGGCGACGCAACAGGACGTGACCGGCGAAGTCCGTGTCAAACTCTATAAAGGAAACGCAACCGTCACAGGACGTCAGTCAGCCGTTTCGCTCTACGACGAAAAACTCGCGACCTATACAAAAGAAGATGCCTTTGATCACGAAGCAGCGAAAGGATTCATTAAATTGCACGGTCTTGCGATTGCGACACATGCCAGTGTCCATCGTCAGGAAGGCGTGAAAAAATGA
- the dapD gene encoding 2,3,4,5-tetrahydropyridine-2,6-dicarboxylate N-acetyltransferase: MLLTDAYEIAKFIKDAKKQTPVKLYVNGDLAGLTIEGATAFGTDQSKIFFADAGLASTFLEEYADRITEVHVEYDRRNSAVPMLDTRHLNARIEPGSWIRDHVVIGDNAVIMMGAIINIGASIGDGTMIDMNAVVGARGTIGKNVHVGAGAVVAGVLEPPSKTPVIIEDGVLIGANAVILEGVRVGKDAVVAAGSVVTEDVPAGSVVAGTPARVIKQKDAKTAEKTQLVDDLRSL, from the coding sequence ATGTTATTAACTGATGCTTATGAAATTGCAAAATTCATTAAAGATGCTAAAAAACAAACACCGGTTAAACTATACGTCAATGGTGACTTGGCAGGACTGACGATTGAAGGAGCGACGGCATTCGGAACGGATCAATCAAAAATTTTCTTCGCTGATGCAGGACTTGCTTCAACTTTCTTAGAAGAATATGCAGACCGGATTACTGAAGTGCATGTCGAATATGACCGCCGCAACAGTGCCGTGCCGATGCTTGATACACGTCATTTGAATGCCCGGATCGAACCGGGTTCATGGATTCGCGATCATGTCGTCATCGGCGATAACGCGGTCATCATGATGGGCGCAATCATTAATATCGGTGCATCAATCGGAGATGGTACAATGATTGATATGAACGCCGTTGTCGGAGCACGTGGCACAATCGGCAAAAACGTTCATGTCGGCGCCGGTGCCGTGGTCGCAGGGGTTCTTGAACCACCTTCAAAAACACCGGTCATCATTGAAGATGGTGTCTTAATCGGAGCGAATGCCGTCATCCTAGAAGGTGTCCGCGTCGGAAAAGATGCGGTCGTCGCAGCAGGCAGTGTCGTCACAGAAGACGTTCCTGCAGGCAGCGTAGTGGCTGGTACGCCAGCACGTGTCATCAAACAGAAAGATGCAAAAACAGCAGAGAAGACGCAACTGGTGGATGATTTACGTTCACTCTGA
- the dapA gene encoding 4-hydroxy-tetrahydrodipicolinate synthase: MFKGAGTALATPFTSTGELDLAVFEQLIEQQLAANIQALVVGGTTGEGSTLTNEEFETLLETAVRVTAGRVPVIAGTGTNNTAQTIEKTQTAARLGADAAMLVTPYYNKTSQAGLVAHFTAVADAVDLPIMLYNVPSRTGVAISVETAVTLAKHPNIQAFKEASGDVSFMGELMTALPDGFAVFCGNDDQILPYMAWGAQGVISVLSNPYPAETQALAEALLANDYDTARRIQSDLMPVISALFSDVNPIPVKAALEEIGIAVGAPRLPLVRQSEAGHAHLLETMRSYKGVVG, translated from the coding sequence ATGTTTAAAGGAGCAGGAACAGCACTGGCTACACCATTTACATCAACCGGTGAGCTGGATTTAGCGGTATTTGAACAACTGATCGAACAACAACTCGCAGCGAACATTCAAGCGTTAGTCGTCGGGGGAACGACCGGAGAAGGGTCAACGTTGACGAATGAAGAGTTTGAAACGTTACTTGAAACGGCAGTCCGCGTGACAGCTGGACGTGTCCCGGTCATTGCCGGAACAGGAACGAACAATACGGCTCAAACGATTGAAAAAACACAGACGGCAGCCCGACTCGGTGCGGATGCTGCCATGCTGGTCACACCTTACTACAATAAGACATCGCAAGCAGGACTCGTCGCCCACTTCACGGCGGTTGCGGATGCAGTCGATTTGCCAATCATGCTCTACAATGTTCCGTCACGGACAGGGGTCGCGATTTCCGTCGAAACAGCCGTCACACTTGCCAAACATCCGAACATCCAAGCGTTTAAAGAAGCAAGTGGAGACGTCAGTTTCATGGGGGAATTGATGACGGCCTTACCAGATGGCTTTGCAGTCTTCTGCGGTAACGATGATCAAATTCTTCCTTATATGGCATGGGGGGCACAAGGCGTGATTTCCGTCTTGTCGAATCCGTATCCAGCTGAGACGCAAGCTTTGGCAGAAGCCCTGCTCGCAAATGACTACGACACGGCACGCCGGATTCAGAGTGATCTGATGCCCGTCATTTCCGCCTTGTTCAGCGATGTCAATCCGATTCCCGTCAAAGCAGCACTTGAAGAAATCGGAATTGCTGTTGGTGCTCCCCGTCTGCCGCTCGTCCGTCAGTCGGAAGCGGGACATGCGCACCTGCTTGAGACGATGCGGAGTTATAAAGGAGTGGTTGGATGA
- the alr gene encoding alanine racemase, with the protein MSSRTIVTIDREAVRHNVASVFARSNKQIFAVVKNNAYNLGMIEMVATLMEAGVRHFAVAEVYEAIEIKTNFPDSYVLAMNPASHFKEVRLHGVALGIPSLDWLQRHQADLSGIELHLKINVGMNRFGVSSLEEALAVLETVQEQELIMTGLYTHFPLADEPGADHDGQVERFLKIGNPLQEKHAFTYIHAENSATIVKHDPRLACCNYVRPGIFLFGYSPIEKMDWLVPSLRMTTEVVEIRQVEAGEHVGYGTSYTAPTAIRVAVLPVGYGDGVVRGRSSLPVIINGKRYPIISKLFMSHTFIAVDSTVEIGDKVVLYGDGIEIDDITRTGTANNSEQMCARSWRLTHRYL; encoded by the coding sequence ATGAGTTCACGAACTATCGTTACAATCGATCGGGAAGCGGTGCGGCATAATGTCGCATCGGTTTTCGCCCGGTCCAATAAGCAGATTTTTGCCGTCGTCAAAAACAATGCTTATAACTTAGGAATGATTGAGATGGTTGCCACATTGATGGAAGCCGGTGTCCGGCATTTCGCAGTGGCAGAAGTCTACGAAGCAATTGAAATCAAAACGAATTTTCCAGACAGTTATGTCCTGGCGATGAATCCGGCATCGCACTTCAAAGAGGTCCGCTTGCACGGAGTAGCGCTCGGAATTCCTTCGCTCGATTGGCTGCAACGCCATCAGGCGGATTTATCGGGAATTGAACTTCATCTAAAAATAAATGTCGGGATGAACCGTTTTGGTGTCAGTTCGCTGGAAGAAGCGTTAGCAGTGCTCGAAACCGTACAGGAGCAGGAACTGATCATGACGGGTCTCTATACGCATTTCCCGCTTGCCGATGAGCCGGGAGCCGATCATGACGGTCAAGTCGAACGATTCCTCAAAATCGGGAATCCGTTACAGGAGAAACACGCGTTCACATACATCCATGCCGAAAACAGTGCAACGATCGTCAAACATGATCCGCGCCTTGCCTGTTGCAATTACGTCCGGCCCGGCATCTTCCTGTTCGGTTACTCACCGATTGAAAAAATGGACTGGCTCGTGCCATCGCTCCGGATGACGACGGAAGTCGTTGAGATTCGTCAAGTGGAAGCAGGCGAACACGTCGGCTACGGTACGTCGTATACGGCACCGACAGCGATTCGTGTTGCGGTTCTGCCGGTCGGGTACGGGGACGGGGTCGTTCGCGGACGGTCCTCACTGCCCGTCATTATCAACGGGAAACGTTATCCGATCATCAGTAAGTTGTTTATGAGTCATACGTTCATTGCCGTGGATTCGACGGTTGAGATTGGTGATAAAGTGGTGTTATACGGCGATGGTATTGAAATCGATGATATCACCCGGACCGGGACAGCCAATAATTCGGAGCAGATGTGCGCCCGTTCGTGGCGTTTAACACATCGTTATTTATAA
- a CDS encoding GNAT family N-acetyltransferase, protein MTVIQVKTAEQQQAVRMIRERVFVEEQGVPRHLEYDTHDETAIHLLVLDEMNRPVATGRTRPYDEQRMKVERVATLAATRGKGYGGELMQAMERIARREDRTILTLGAQVQAIPFYQGLGYAIVSDEFDDAGIPHRTMEKKI, encoded by the coding sequence ATGACAGTGATTCAAGTGAAAACAGCAGAACAGCAGCAAGCGGTCCGAATGATCCGGGAACGTGTTTTTGTCGAGGAACAAGGGGTTCCGCGCCATTTGGAATATGATACACACGATGAAACAGCGATTCATTTGCTTGTCCTCGATGAGATGAACCGTCCGGTAGCGACGGGGCGGACCCGCCCGTATGACGAGCAACGGATGAAGGTCGAACGTGTCGCGACACTTGCTGCGACAAGAGGAAAAGGGTATGGCGGCGAACTGATGCAGGCGATGGAACGGATTGCCCGCCGTGAAGATCGGACGATTTTGACACTCGGTGCCCAGGTCCAGGCAATTCCGTTTTATCAAGGGCTAGGTTATGCGATTGTTTCCGATGAATTTGACGATGCCGGCATCCCGCACCGGACGATGGAGAAAAAAATTTAA
- the dapB gene encoding 4-hydroxy-tetrahydrodipicolinate reductase: protein MRLAIHGYGATGHYVHELAPDAVVAVIDKTKTAERVPSYGTLAEMTESVDAIIDFSHPSLLPDLLAYGIKTKTPLVIATTGFSEAELQTIRDASTQIPIFQSYNMSFGIAMMQQLLKTLVPLAGAFDIELLEKHHNQKVDAPSGTAELLLRTIQDLRNVQPVYERESTREKREPNEIGMHSMRGGTIFGEHEVLFAGVDELIEIKHTALSKKVFASGAIKAAEALIQKSAGLYTLETLYTQEDSHVIN from the coding sequence ATGAGACTCGCCATTCACGGATACGGAGCGACAGGACATTACGTGCATGAACTGGCACCGGATGCTGTCGTCGCCGTCATCGACAAAACGAAAACGGCGGAACGTGTTCCCTCATACGGCACGCTCGCCGAGATGACGGAATCGGTCGATGCAATCATTGACTTCTCACATCCGAGTCTTTTGCCGGACTTGCTTGCTTATGGGATTAAAACGAAGACACCACTCGTCATTGCGACGACGGGTTTCTCGGAAGCGGAACTGCAGACGATTCGCGATGCTTCGACACAAATTCCGATTTTCCAATCGTATAACATGTCGTTTGGAATCGCGATGATGCAACAGCTGTTAAAAACACTCGTTCCGCTCGCCGGAGCATTCGACATCGAACTGCTTGAGAAACACCACAATCAAAAAGTCGATGCACCGAGCGGGACGGCGGAGCTGTTGCTCCGGACCATCCAGGATTTACGAAATGTCCAACCTGTCTACGAACGGGAGTCGACGCGTGAGAAGCGGGAGCCAAACGAAATCGGGATGCACTCGATGCGTGGGGGAACGATTTTCGGCGAACATGAAGTATTGTTTGCGGGTGTCGATGAGTTGATCGAAATCAAACACACGGCGTTATCCAAAAAAGTATTCGCTTCAGGTGCAATCAAGGCAGCGGAAGCGCTCATTCAAAAATCAGCGGGACTCTATACACTGGAGACGCTTTACACACAGGAGGATTCACATGTTATTAACTGA
- a CDS encoding aspartate-semialdehyde dehydrogenase, with product MYHVAVIGATGAVGQKMLQVLAELDFPVRQISAYASARSAGKTVQFKGQDVTIQALSERITEDGIDVALFAAGGSISEQYAPLLAAAGTLVVDNSSAFRMQADIPLVVPEVNPQAIGPNDRLIANPNCSTIQSVVALAPLQQFGLKRVNYTTYQAVSGSGQKGIEDLARGSRGEEPVNYPHPIYDNILPHIDVFLPDGYTKEEQKMIDETRKIFQLPELPVSATCVRVPVTNSHSVAINVTFEQETSVAAIRAALAEAPGVVLVDDVSQNQYPMPLDASGTDDVYVGRIRQDQSLANTFHIWCVADNIRKGAASNAVQVARQALESSIHS from the coding sequence ATGTATCATGTCGCAGTCATTGGCGCAACCGGCGCCGTTGGTCAAAAAATGTTACAAGTCCTGGCGGAACTCGACTTTCCGGTTCGTCAGATTTCAGCGTACGCTTCAGCCCGTTCTGCCGGGAAAACCGTCCAGTTCAAAGGACAGGACGTCACGATTCAAGCATTATCTGAACGGATCACGGAAGACGGCATCGATGTGGCGCTGTTTGCAGCAGGCGGCAGCATCAGTGAGCAGTATGCACCGTTACTGGCTGCAGCAGGCACACTGGTCGTCGACAATTCAAGCGCCTTCCGGATGCAGGCCGATATCCCGCTTGTCGTACCGGAAGTGAATCCGCAAGCAATCGGACCAAATGACCGTTTGATTGCCAACCCGAACTGTTCGACGATTCAATCGGTCGTCGCCCTAGCACCACTTCAACAATTTGGTTTGAAACGTGTTAACTATACGACGTATCAAGCCGTGTCCGGTTCCGGTCAAAAAGGAATCGAGGATTTAGCCCGCGGAAGCCGCGGCGAAGAACCGGTCAACTATCCGCATCCGATTTACGATAATATCCTGCCGCATATCGATGTGTTCTTACCGGACGGCTATACGAAAGAAGAACAGAAGATGATTGACGAAACGCGGAAAATCTTCCAGTTACCGGAGTTACCGGTCAGTGCGACATGTGTTCGTGTCCCGGTCACGAACTCTCATTCTGTCGCGATCAACGTGACATTCGAGCAGGAGACAAGCGTTGCAGCCATCCGCGCCGCATTAGCTGAAGCACCAGGCGTCGTTTTGGTCGATGATGTCAGTCAAAACCAATATCCGATGCCGCTTGATGCAAGCGGAACAGACGACGTCTATGTCGGACGAATTCGTCAGGATCAAAGTCTCGCCAATACGTTCCATATCTGGTGTGTTGCCGATAATATCCGTAAAGGGGCCGCTTCGAACGCTGTCCAAGTAGCGCGTCAAGCACTTGAAAGTTCAATCCATTCGTAA
- a CDS encoding branched-chain amino acid transaminase: protein MAVDTQYGEAIWLDGVFHDPKEANTSVMSHAIHYGSGFFEGIRAYATPDGPAIFQLTEHIERLFRSCAFYHVTIPYTVEELVQATIDLVAKNGFESCYIRPFVFLGTPWQALMAKDTTVHVGISCWELGEYFDKGTGIRAKVASYRRVSSTMMPMQAKAAANYMNSQLLKGEALRDGFDEAIALDMNGNVSEASVANLFMLKNGTIYTPSLDCSVLDGITRQVIMRLAQDQGYPVVERHIGRDELYVADEIFLTGTAAEITSVGEIDHIVINGGTRAVADELLGLYRQAVSGQLPQYASWLTYVTPAIAE, encoded by the coding sequence ATGGCAGTGGATACACAGTATGGAGAAGCAATTTGGTTAGACGGGGTTTTTCATGATCCAAAAGAGGCAAATACGAGCGTCATGTCCCATGCGATTCATTACGGAAGCGGATTTTTTGAAGGCATCCGTGCGTATGCGACACCGGATGGTCCGGCGATTTTCCAATTGACGGAACACATTGAACGTCTGTTCCGCAGTTGCGCGTTCTATCACGTGACGATTCCTTATACAGTGGAAGAACTTGTTCAAGCGACGATTGATCTTGTCGCCAAAAACGGCTTTGAGTCTTGTTACATCCGCCCGTTTGTTTTCCTCGGTACACCGTGGCAGGCATTGATGGCAAAAGATACGACGGTTCACGTCGGTATTTCTTGTTGGGAACTTGGTGAATACTTTGACAAAGGTACCGGTATCCGGGCGAAAGTCGCTTCTTACCGCCGTGTTTCGTCAACGATGATGCCAATGCAGGCAAAAGCTGCCGCCAACTACATGAACTCGCAACTCTTAAAAGGGGAAGCACTTCGTGATGGATTTGATGAGGCGATTGCCCTTGATATGAACGGAAATGTCAGTGAAGCGAGTGTTGCCAACTTGTTCATGTTGAAAAACGGCACGATCTACACGCCTTCACTCGATTGTTCAGTATTGGACGGGATCACACGTCAAGTCATCATGCGTCTCGCACAGGATCAGGGATATCCGGTCGTCGAGCGTCACATCGGCCGTGATGAGTTATACGTTGCAGACGAAATCTTCTTAACAGGTACGGCTGCAGAAATCACAAGTGTCGGTGAAATTGATCATATCGTCATCAACGGCGGAACACGGGCTGTCGCAGATGAGTTACTTGGTCTTTACCGTCAAGCGGTCTCGGGTCAACTGCCACAATATGCATCGTGGTTGACTTACGTGACACCAGCCATCGCAGAATAA